The nucleotide window cttccttgaagatcaaaaagtgtaatccatggcccttatttctgttttcatactctttagtattgaatttcagatttcgtttatgaactttgttattaaaattggatttttgttaagaatgagtttatgttagtaatttttagatttgtttctttatgttcttgatttgtttatgatatctttataatctgattttgtgtcatccttttatatctttaagcatatgattttcgttgaataactatgttaatctgtaggttaataaagccaaatttttgttctgattcacctaatcgttttggggcataaattgaagtggtaaaggctatgtacaatggtcgaaattatatgctacatgtttgtgcgtttgtaacttcttatggatgcatacatgtttggattcagaattctaattgcacttaatgattcatatttaatattgacggatgctcttcagtattaacgtgatgttttatatgaaatattttaagttatagacttttcctaacttaggagattaaagaagaattaaagtggtactcgatctcttcagacttgtacttcgaattcatttatgatatttagtgttggcatgATTTTAGGctgtttagattgaaataattcattgcatgttgatatggtttggaaattcttatttgagtgtgaagacgtcgatcacatgtatatatttatctttttgttttatttcgtaggaacttagaaaccaaaagttgaatccccccttttgatggttgtttcttgtgtaaatttgtagataaatacttgttaatacttgttttattaattactaatttaaattgaccttttttGTTTAgatgtaccctacaatcccctgACTGAACGATCTCTGCTTAtccctatactaacaactacattttgcagggttaaattgtgaagctattttagccgcatcaagtttctcaaaccctaaaatctCTAATCCTAGATACAATTTTTTAGTAAAAGCAACTAGACCTTGAGAATTCGAGCACATATGGCATCAACGATTTCCTTGCCGTGGTCTCTCTGCTCGCCAACAATGATAGTGAGATCGGTAATGATCGACTTCGAATTAAATATTAACTCCAACAACATCATCTTGTCAGGCTGCACAATCTTCTTCGTGCTCGGCGACGACATGTCGTACTCGGGTGAGACCCTCAGGTGGTCGTCCCACTACTTGAGCAGGCTTTGTAGCGGACGTCTAGTATCGGAGTTGGTGGCGGCTTCTGAGCTAAGTCGGACATATGCTTGGTGTCTGGAAAAGCGAGGGTTCTATAGTTTTCTCATGAAAGCTCAATGAGAATTTGAGAGAGTGAAGGAGGTGAGAGGTAGGGTTAAGGCTGCCTTCGATCAAGGGGTGATTGATGGTCTCATCTACTGGAGCTGACGACGATGAGGACGATCGATGGGCACCAAGGATCTaggcggagagagagagagagagagagtagaaggATAAAATTTGTCATTTGGTGGTTAAATATGGTGAGTAGAAATTTAATTTGTCGGTAGAGTGAGTAAGAATTTTTTGAGTAAAATTTAGCTGAGGCGCATATTTAAATTGTTAAAATAGGTTCATTAATGGGATGATTAATGGAGAGAAAAACATGATTAATTAACGAATAGCGTATAATTGAAAATGGTCGTTGGCAAAGAAAGGATACGCGGGTATAGATGAGTTGACCATAATTCACCAAGTAGTAGTCTAGTAGTCACACAAAGTACCTAATTTAATTATTGACAACTGTGGATAGTGATTGAGATGGGTGCAGATTAGATAACCACTGTCGAACGTTGCTTTGGAATTGGAAATGAGGTGGaggtttttttatatttcatcAATTTCTTTCAATTCATTTGAGTGGCTTTTAAGCAAGCcattgatttttcatttttgaggTAGCAGTAAGTTAGCTAGCCAACCAATTATGAACTTTGTTATGTTCCATTGCAATTTAGGTGGTCCGTAACAGGTCAATTGTGAGATATTGGTTATTTTTGTTATCACCAAACTCACATATTCGCTTCTCATTAACAGTAGATAAAGtcaaaattttagttttttttttatacttaaaaaatagtaataaataaaaactagacAGCCGTTACGATACATTATTAATGTACTTGAATGTTTGATTGGATTAGGGTTTTTGTGGTCAAGCAGGTACTAATTTGGTGAATCTAGGTTGGTTGATTCCCTGTCTAGTATCGTATCTGGTTTTGTCATTGTGTCCGACCATTTCTTTTCTATTCATTGACAATTACTCCATTATAAATACTACTTAATTAGTTTTATGGTTGAACTACTTAGTAGTTAGTGTGTGGAATGTGGAATGTGGAATGCCTCAGATAGTCATATACAAGTATgtatgtcataaaaaaaaagtatgtatGTCATGATTGATCATTGATGTCAGACGACTCGTTATGATGCTATGTCTCAATTATAATTTGTCAAATGTATACTGGTATAACTAAAATTTTTGGAAATTCCCTCATCTTCTCTCAAATAGAGGAGTCAAGAACATTAATGAGATTAGAAAGAGTTTAATAGGGTCGATTGTTTAATCtcattaaagatttttttttttccttcaaatgatcaaaggatttcacttctacccctatggtgactcgaactcatgacctCAATTTTAGATAGTGGCAGCTCGATAGTTAGAATTAGGGGAATGAAAAACCATCTGTCTAGCTAACTAGTCGGGtatttctataaaaaaataaataaaaaacaaaacaaaaacaataagacaaaatcaatcatttccactaTATAGGAGATGAATGCAAATATTACCCATACAATTTAATCACGAAAATATATCACCATGCATGCAGAAAAGGAGAAGTTCAAAATCACCATTGAGATCGAAACAATTGATTCagcaaaattaaaattgaattaAACTTATCAATTATCCTCCTCCCCAGCCATAACCATTCTACTAAGACGACTAGGCCCAAGATTCTTCCTCCTCATTatactttttcttcttattacttccatttgatttctccttctaACGTGCATCATTGCTTCTTCTTCCATAACGAACCTCCTCATCAAAACGTCTTCCGTCAGAGATTTCCCACGAAAAACTCTTCTCTCGGAAGTGCTAAGCCTCGCGCTCATAGTGGTAATGCTTCTTTGATCTTGTGTCGTCATCCCCAATGGCTTCGATCTCGGGTAACTATTGCTTCTTCTTGGTGGGAGCTCAGCCCTAAAAACCTCATTGTAGGAAGATATGGGAGCACAAAGACAAACCCTAGTAAACGAAGTCGCAACCTTTAAGGAGGCACATTTTCTCAGCTTGTGTCTATTGGAATTCGAAGAATTAGGAATGTTGGTGTTTGTGGATTTGGTAATGGTTTTCCACAATGTTGTGGCATTTGGTGCTGGAACTTGATCTGTGGGAAGCTTGGGACTACTAATGCTTGATCTCCATAGAGAGCCCATCTCTATTGCTCTTTGATACCAAGGCTTCCTATTCAAAAACAAGTGCATGTCAGTCTTATGCATAGATTCTTGATGGTAACCTGATAAATTTGAATCTTGTGTTTACCTTTCTGCATATATAGATTCTTGATGATACCCTAAAGGAAGGAGAATAATGTGATGAAGTATGGTGCATTCTTGTTAATTGGATTTAATCCATGCATGATGAGgactcaaattaatttatagtCTCAATTCTAATGTTGTCTAAGCTAACTGCCAATTACCAAGTTTAGTTCGATAGTTGAAACGTACACACACAGAACGTACCTGAACACTAAATATATGACCTattggtttatatatatatatacacaataggtcatatatttatatatatatatatatatatttatatactgACTCTGGTTTTAATTTTTCCAGAAGATATTGACTATAATTATGTTAAAAACAGTTAAACGTTAACAAGTGATCACTTGTTTTTCGTATAAGACAAGTAGAGAAGTGGGTGGTAAAATTTTGAAGTCTTTAGTTAAATGGTTCACTTGCGTATGGATGATTATTTGGCATCACCAAACTTAGTCATATCAACGATTTGTGAATCAACCGTACATTGTTAGCAAATAGCAACACACTCCAACTGTctccatttttttaatttgtcttTATCATTATAAATAATAttcctttattgttttgaaaaatttATCATTGCATTGGTAGTATTATGAACAACTAATTTTACAAAGACAAATTAAGGAGTGAAAAGTTATTTAATGCCTCAATCACCATGATATTATTGGGCTGTTATCTCAAAACTAACTAGACTTTTTTGGActaaatgttttatttttaataacaaGACTGAAGTGAACTGATACCATGCAAAACCAATGCagtaaggttttttttttttgaaaagatgcaGTAAGGTTTTTGTTGTTCAAAGTGTTAATCTGTTTTACCTTATTCCTAAAAAAGTTAGGAACACATACCGAGAATTAATATGATTATGTGAGTGGAATAATTTCGTAACTCAATAAAGTTGTAAATTTCTTGGGTAGATTTCTTTAGGGGAAAAAAACTTTGCCAAGTGATTTTAAGCGAAAATTGTAATAATGCTAGGTAAACCATAATTTAATAAAAATGATATGACAGCTAAACATTGATCTGCATCATTTAGTCACTTTATCATTATCAAATGTATCACTGCCACACCAAATTCTTCGTCATAGTTCAAATGTGGTACATGGAAACActtattgttaaaaaaaaatatataataactCATATTGAGaaattgtaataaaaaaaaaactcataatgAGAAATGTGAAATGGTGATATGTGGGTGTGGAACAATTGAGTGGGTTAATTCAGTGTTAGAACAATCATGTATGGGTCTTAGGAGGCAGATCAAAAGATTCCAATTCAGACCAGGATTAAAGGAGTCAATGTAGTGACTAGTGAACTGGAAAGTAGTGCGCTATCTCTCCGGCAGCTTACATGTTACAGCTCTTTTGAACACAAGATTCCAATTAATTCAGACCTTTTTAAGGGTATTCGATCTTAAACTCGACACTAATATCGTATATATACGACTTGATAATATCAAATATAGAATGAAATTATAAACTTTGCGACTTCAAAGATAATTAATGGGATTTTagcataaaaagaaaagaacataAATAATGGGAACTCTTTCTCTTTGTTACAGAGATTTTTCAGTAGAACAAATGTACtaagttgagagagagagagagagagagaattacttTGGCATACCTTGCTGCTTGTGAGTTCTTTGGATCTTGCATGAAAAAATCGAGGTAAAGTAAGAAATATTTGAGAGAGGTGATGAAGGATAAGAAGAAAGAGAACAAGCAGCAATTAGTTTCATTTGGGTTGaattgatttctgggtttgagagaatgagagagagagagagagagagagagagagagagagagagagagagagagagagagctaggtAGCTAGCAGGAGGGGCCTTTTCTCTTTTGCTTAGCTAAAATTGGCATGGCCGGCCACTCTAATTAACATGGGGATGGGATATATGGGgctacttgattcacttggcaATGCCGGTGTGTGTTTCTTTTTCCATCTTAATTCTTTACTATTAGAaaatcttcttttctttttctttggctgGCAGGGGCATGATTCCACTTGATTttcttaaagagagagagagttttaaaAATTCAAAAGGCAAAGTAATTGCTTCTTTCTATATAATGACTTTACCAATatacaattgatcaattttaaaCAGATTAAAAAATCTTATCAATTCCTCCATCACTTTGTAGCTATATCTATTTCTATTATGGGTTTGCTTGTAATCATGGTTATTTGCTGATATACATGATTGTTAGCATGGACGATAGTAAGAGCACTAATGTGTTTAAACATGCTTGGCCATGGCCTGCCCTGTGTCACACAATTAAGAATTATATTCATATATCGACGCACTTAATTAGTACCTCTTTTAATTTGGGTTTTTCATATGCATCAATGCATGGTTCTCAATCCTACCAAAATTACTTGTTCATATCAAGTCAACATTGCTTAAGTTAGGAACTCATGACACTTTTATGCCGCTCCCACATATGGGGTTAGTCTTTGGTTAAGCTAAATAGagctagaagaaaagaaataaataggACAATAATTTGATATTTCATGAATTTTTGACTTCCTGGAAGTTTTATAGGGTAGACAgattgagatttgagagagCAAAAATGGCGGAAAGTAGCGGGCATATACTAGCTAAAGATCTATTATGTTTGATAAATAATAATTAGCCCATGGATGGCACCATCATTACGTGGGTGGTGTTATGTCCGAAGCCCAAAAAGCTCCTGCATCTGAGACATGATCACTGATATTGGATTTGGGATTTGCCCCCGTTTGGATGCTATTGGCTTAATCATAATATTGGGATTTACACTGTAGATGACAACCGAAATATAAGAATTGTTCGAACACTGTTGTTTTACGGTTCGAGTAACGCAGTACTTTTACGAAGTAAATATGCATGTTTGTATATGTCTATGAACGGCCCTGTATATGCATATAATATGCGGGTAGGTTATATTACAACCAttagtttgtattttttttttttttgaggcaaaaaaaaaaaaacttcttcaAATCTAAGAAATTACAATGTGGGAATGATATCATCAAGTCCTAAATCTACAAATAGGCATAGTATATTCATATCCGTAACTTATAACAAGTAATTATACTTACCATGAGCCGATGAAGCCCAAATTTCGACCACAATAATTGTTCTTTCTTCTGAGCTATACAAGATCAACTTATCTCAGAAGTTCCATTCTTATATCTAATGGCAATAAGAGACTAATCACCTTTTTCACCATGTACAAAAACGCATGTGTAGGGGCAACTCCTGTTACATTAACAATAAGAAAAGACCATAATTAAACCAAATAGTCCATAGCAATAATATCATAATAATGCCTGACCCGCTAAATCAAGACGCATAAACCCTAGCTTAAAAAAGTAGACTTATTTGACcaaaccaaaaacagaaaaataaaagcctaataaaactaaaaaattagTCATGACGATTTGTTTCCCGTTTCCACCAAGTTACCTTCGATAAGAATCATGCTGCAAACTACTTTGTGGCTGGACAAGAGATagatcaacaacaacaaagataGGTCAAAGTGCAAGGTTCTGAAAGAAAGCGAGAAACTTGACTATCACTACATTCAATGGATCAGAAACATCTCAGCAAAAGCTCCAAACATGAAGTCCACATGCCTCCATCTAAAACCACGCCCATCCGCCTGCACCCATAGCACGCGACAATCAACATGAAGGCGCCGCTAGATAAGCAGAAGTGTGAATCATGTGTTTTTCaaaacttaatttttttttattctcttgtTTATAGGGAGTTCGgctttctcttttctctaattAGTTTATACTAGAGTATTGAATTAAATTGTGTTCTAATTCTCATTACAAATGGCTAACTAAAAACATTCtcataactttgaaagttcaaacGATCAATACCCAAGAGTTTTTACCCAGATTAAAGAGCAAAAAATTAAGGAAGTTTGACGCATGCTTTATTGGGGTCAAAAAGAGGCCAGGGCTTTCAGTCATCTTTTGCTTTTGTAAT belongs to Rosa chinensis cultivar Old Blush chromosome 4, RchiOBHm-V2, whole genome shotgun sequence and includes:
- the LOC112200472 gene encoding uncharacterized protein LOC112200472 isoform X2, whose amino-acid sequence is MQDPKNSQAARYAKPWYQRAIEMGSLWRSSISSPKLPTDQVPAPNATTLWKTITKSTNTNIPNSSNSNRHKLRKCASLKVATSFTRVCLCAPISSYNEVFRAELPPRRSNSYPRSKPLGMTTQDQRSITTMSARLSTSERRVFRGKSLTEDVLMRRFVMEEEAMMHVRRRNQMEVIRRKSIMRRKNLGPSRLSRMVMAGEEDN
- the LOC112200472 gene encoding uncharacterized protein LOC112200472 isoform X1 — protein: MKLIAACSLSSYPSSPLSNISYFTSIFSCKIQRTHKQQGMPKKPWYQRAIEMGSLWRSSISSPKLPTDQVPAPNATTLWKTITKSTNTNIPNSSNSNRHKLRKCASLKVATSFTRVCLCAPISSYNEVFRAELPPRRSNSYPRSKPLGMTTQDQRSITTMSARLSTSERRVFRGKSLTEDVLMRRFVMEEEAMMHVRRRNQMEVIRRKSIMRRKNLGPSRLSRMVMAGEEDN
- the LOC112200472 gene encoding uncharacterized protein LOC112200472 isoform X3; the encoded protein is MQDPKNSQAARKPWYQRAIEMGSLWRSSISSPKLPTDQVPAPNATTLWKTITKSTNTNIPNSSNSNRHKLRKCASLKVATSFTRVCLCAPISSYNEVFRAELPPRRSNSYPRSKPLGMTTQDQRSITTMSARLSTSERRVFRGKSLTEDVLMRRFVMEEEAMMHVRRRNQMEVIRRKSIMRRKNLGPSRLSRMVMAGEEDN